Below is a genomic region from Streptomyces sp. RPA4-2.
CACGATCATCGGACCGCCGCTGGGCGGCGCCGCGATCGGGCTCCTCGGTCCGGTGGCGACGGTGGTGGCCGACGCGGTCAGCTACCTGCTCTCGGCCCTGGGCATCCGCGCGGCGGGCGGGCACGAGCCGCCGCCCGGACGCCGGGAGACCGCACGCGTGCGGGCCGGGGACCTGCTCGACGGCTGGCGGTTCATCCTCGCCGACGCGACGCTGCGTCCGCTCTTCTTCAACACCGCCCTGTTCAACGGCCTGGTGATGGCCGCCCAGCCGCTGCTGGCCGTCCTGATGCTCGGCCGGTTCGGGTTCGCACCGTGGCAGTACGGCCTCGCCTTCGCCGCGCCCTCGATCGGCGGCCTGCTCGGCTCGCGGCTGGCCCGACCGCTCGTCACCCGGTTCGGGCAGCACCAGGTCCTGGTCGTGGCCGGGGCGCTGCGCGCACTCTGGCCCGTCGGCCTGGCCTTCGTCGGGCCGGGCACCGGCGGGCTGCTGCTGGTGACGGGCGTCGAACTCGGGCTCATCTTCTGCTGCGGAGTCTTCAACCCCGTCCAGGCCACCTACCGCCTCGAGCGCACCGCGACCGACCGGGTCACCCGCACGCTGTCCGCCTGGGCGGTGACGACCAAGGCCTCGACCGCGCTCCTGACGGCCGTCTGGGGCGTGCTGGGCAGCCTGTTCGGCCCGCGTGCGG
It encodes:
- a CDS encoding MFS transporter, whose product is MRSGQRLGRLRGHGPGRLRGHRLGRRFGWFWGAYGTSALGTWLAFGAFPLIAIRVLHAGPAEVAALSSVGAAVGAAVAVPLGPWVEFRRKRTVLIATDLVRFAALLTIPAAFALGALTFLQLLLVSVVVAAADITFRAASGAYLKTLLAAEDLLVANARFESTAWTTTIIGPPLGGAAIGLLGPVATVVADAVSYLLSALGIRAAGGHEPPPGRRETARVRAGDLLDGWRFILADATLRPLFFNTALFNGLVMAAQPLLAVLMLGRFGFAPWQYGLAFAAPSIGGLLGSRLARPLVTRFGQHQVLVVAGALRALWPVGLAFVGPGTGGLLLVTGVELGLIFCCGVFNPVQATYRLERTATDRVTRTLSAWAVTTKASTALLTAVWGVLGSLFGPRAAIGLAGVLLLATPLLLPRRAAARLPGPQPSPSRT